The Muricauda sp. SCSIO 65647 genome includes a region encoding these proteins:
- a CDS encoding fibronectin type III domain-containing protein, producing the protein MKKNILLSFSLTVNLIVAQNIDIPKSYSNIKEDENGLYLQEGDQRHYAVKSNARYSLEQLFGNPRGTNEGVELDFGDFEGTITYGLIPYGKAPHPLPVFRFVKTLESGKVEINIKRDFRYPYDFVDWQKNQMLSIGYRLMDETGMLVYDGEVSLKGSGPFAIAPSIYEGPFVNMLTDTGATLWFNTTLPVAVSLQINGETIESPLGTHHEISVTNLTPGTKYAYSVSYDGFTQQYHLTTAPRPGSKTPFVFAYTSDSRHATGGGERKIYGANAYIMKKIAAVAYANNAAFMQFSGDLINGYLVTNAETQLQYTNWKKAVEPFWHYMPFQVGMGNHEALGYIFKDSTGRTRGFVDKFPFSTESAEMAFAEAFVNPVSTLKSEDGSAYDPSSATIDFPSYAENVFHYRYDNVAVVVLNSDYWYAPSLSRNTATSGGLHGYIMDNQLKWLEKTITSLEADETIDHIFVTQHTPAFPNGGHSKDDMWYSGNNEKRSFVAGKPLEKGIIQRRDQYLDILINKSEKVLAILTGDEHNYNRLKLTKEVTIYPEDYPHEKLNVSRPIYQINNGAAGAPYYAQEVLPWSEHTKAFSVENAVCLFYVDGPTVKMKVINPDTLNVIDEIVLR; encoded by the coding sequence AGAATATAGACATCCCGAAGAGCTATAGCAATATCAAGGAAGACGAAAACGGACTTTATCTTCAAGAGGGCGACCAACGCCACTATGCGGTTAAAAGCAATGCCCGTTACAGCCTTGAACAGTTGTTCGGAAACCCACGAGGGACAAATGAAGGCGTGGAACTGGATTTTGGGGATTTTGAGGGGACCATTACCTATGGACTCATACCTTATGGGAAGGCCCCACACCCATTACCCGTTTTTAGGTTTGTGAAAACGCTGGAATCGGGCAAAGTAGAGATCAACATCAAAAGAGACTTCAGGTACCCTTATGATTTTGTAGATTGGCAAAAGAACCAGATGCTCTCTATAGGATACCGTCTGATGGATGAAACGGGCATGTTGGTTTATGATGGCGAGGTATCCCTTAAGGGGAGTGGTCCCTTTGCCATTGCACCTTCCATTTATGAGGGACCTTTTGTGAATATGCTTACAGATACCGGCGCCACCCTTTGGTTCAACACTACCTTGCCAGTGGCCGTTAGCCTGCAGATCAATGGGGAAACAATTGAAAGCCCTTTGGGAACACACCATGAGATATCGGTTACTAACCTGACCCCTGGAACAAAGTATGCGTATTCGGTCAGCTATGATGGTTTTACGCAGCAATACCACTTGACTACCGCCCCAAGACCGGGAAGCAAGACACCCTTCGTTTTCGCATACACCAGTGATAGTCGACATGCCACTGGAGGCGGTGAACGGAAGATTTATGGGGCCAATGCTTACATCATGAAAAAAATTGCCGCAGTCGCATATGCCAACAATGCGGCATTTATGCAATTTAGCGGTGATCTTATCAATGGTTACCTGGTAACAAATGCCGAGACCCAATTGCAATATACCAACTGGAAAAAAGCAGTGGAACCCTTTTGGCATTATATGCCCTTTCAAGTGGGTATGGGAAATCATGAAGCTTTGGGCTATATCTTTAAAGATAGCACCGGAAGAACAAGAGGGTTTGTCGACAAATTTCCGTTCAGTACCGAATCGGCCGAGATGGCCTTTGCAGAAGCCTTTGTAAATCCGGTATCGACCCTGAAAAGCGAGGATGGAAGTGCCTATGACCCATCTTCTGCGACCATTGACTTTCCATCGTATGCAGAAAATGTATTTCATTATCGATACGATAATGTGGCGGTCGTGGTATTGAACAGTGACTATTGGTATGCGCCAAGCCTCTCAAGAAATACGGCCACGTCTGGCGGGCTGCATGGCTATATCATGGACAATCAATTGAAATGGCTTGAAAAGACCATCACTTCTTTGGAAGCAGATGAGACCATTGATCATATATTCGTGACCCAACATACCCCTGCATTTCCCAATGGGGGTCACAGCAAAGACGACATGTGGTACAGCGGCAACAATGAAAAACGCTCTTTCGTAGCGGGTAAACCACTTGAAAAAGGTATTATACAGCGACGCGACCAGTATCTCGATATTCTTATCAATAAAAGTGAGAAGGTATTGGCCATATTGACCGGAGATGAGCACAATTACAATCGCTTGAAGTTGACCAAAGAAGTCACCATTTATCCCGAGGATTATCCCCATGAAAAATTGAACGTCTCAAGACCCATCTATCAAATCAACAATGGTGCCGCAGGTGCACCATATTATGCGCAAGAGGTATTGCCCTGGAGTGAACATACCAAGGCCTTTAGTGTTGAGAATGCGGTCTGTCTCTTTTATGTGGATGGGCCAACCGTAAAAATGAAGGTGATCAATCCTGATACGTTGAACGTTATCGATGAAATAGTATTGAGGTGA
- the ggt gene encoding gamma-glutamyltransferase, translating to MKNAFRYVLSLILFIQFSSAQDRVTGEPFATRSVVLGQNGMVATSHPLATQIGLDMLKNGGNAIDAAIAANAALGLMEPTGCGIGGDLFAIVWDGKTKKLYGLNASGRSPQKLTLEYFEKEGMEKIPSHGSLPVSVPGAVDGWFELHNKFGSRPMTEILGPAIDYAEKGFPLTELIAWYMQRTVPFFESKGFPNIEDTYKSQNGGKLPNEGEIYKNPYLANTYRKIAEGGRDAFYRGDIAKTIGKFIKEQGGFLSAKDLADHKSEWVEPVSINYRGYDVWELPPNGQGIAALQMLQILEGYDFSNIAFGSAEHLHLFTEAKKLAFEDRAKYYADMDFFNVPVEQLLSDDYAENRRKQIGARAGKYAAGEISAGETIYMTVADSEGTMISLIQSNYRGMGSGMAPPKLGFMLQDRGELFSLKRGQANTFEPGKRPFHTIIPAFITKEGKPYVSFGVMGGDFQPMGHTQIVMNLVDFGMNLQEAGDAPRWDHTGGASPMGKITENTGLIRTESGIPYSTLRGLMDKGHKIGTARGIYGGYQAILWDDENKVYHGASESRKDGQAAGY from the coding sequence ATGAAAAACGCCTTTCGTTACGTTCTCTCCCTAATTCTTTTCATTCAATTTTCATCGGCCCAAGACCGAGTTACCGGTGAACCCTTTGCGACCCGTTCTGTCGTATTGGGCCAAAATGGAATGGTGGCCACAAGCCATCCCCTAGCCACCCAAATTGGATTGGATATGCTTAAAAACGGTGGTAATGCAATCGATGCAGCCATTGCGGCAAATGCCGCACTAGGACTTATGGAACCTACAGGATGTGGTATCGGAGGCGATCTTTTTGCCATTGTCTGGGACGGAAAGACCAAAAAGCTCTATGGGCTAAATGCCAGTGGTCGTTCGCCCCAAAAACTTACCTTGGAGTATTTTGAAAAAGAAGGTATGGAAAAAATCCCTTCGCACGGTTCATTGCCCGTGAGCGTACCGGGTGCGGTCGACGGATGGTTCGAACTCCATAATAAATTCGGGTCAAGACCTATGACAGAAATTCTGGGCCCTGCCATCGATTATGCTGAAAAGGGCTTTCCGCTTACAGAACTGATCGCTTGGTATATGCAGCGAACCGTTCCTTTTTTTGAATCAAAGGGTTTCCCAAATATCGAGGATACCTACAAATCACAAAATGGTGGCAAACTGCCCAATGAAGGAGAGATTTACAAAAATCCTTATTTGGCAAATACCTATCGAAAAATCGCTGAAGGCGGACGCGATGCCTTTTATAGAGGTGATATTGCCAAAACCATAGGAAAATTCATCAAAGAACAAGGTGGTTTTCTCTCTGCCAAAGACCTCGCTGACCATAAATCGGAATGGGTAGAACCAGTATCCATCAATTATAGGGGATACGATGTTTGGGAGCTTCCTCCCAACGGTCAGGGAATAGCTGCGCTTCAAATGTTGCAAATATTGGAAGGCTATGACTTCTCCAATATAGCATTTGGCAGCGCGGAACACTTGCACCTCTTTACCGAAGCCAAAAAACTGGCCTTTGAAGACCGTGCGAAATACTATGCCGATATGGACTTTTTCAACGTGCCGGTCGAACAATTGCTTTCAGATGATTATGCGGAAAACCGAAGAAAGCAGATCGGTGCCCGGGCAGGAAAATACGCTGCGGGCGAAATCTCGGCCGGAGAGACCATTTATATGACCGTAGCTGACAGCGAAGGAACTATGATATCATTGATACAGAGCAATTATAGGGGTATGGGCTCCGGTATGGCGCCTCCAAAATTAGGTTTTATGCTTCAAGACAGAGGTGAACTGTTCAGTCTCAAACGAGGGCAGGCCAATACCTTCGAACCTGGCAAGCGGCCCTTTCACACCATTATTCCAGCTTTTATTACCAAAGAGGGTAAGCCCTATGTCAGTTTTGGGGTGATGGGGGGCGACTTCCAGCCCATGGGTCACACCCAAATTGTGATGAACCTAGTCGATTTTGGTATGAACCTACAGGAAGCTGGTGATGCCCCACGTTGGGACCATACCGGTGGAGCCAGTCCCATGGGCAAAATCACTGAAAATACAGGACTGATTCGAACCGAATCAGGTATCCCCTACTCTACCCTACGTGGATTGATGGATAAGGGCCATAAGATTGGAACGGCCCGAGGCATCTATGGCGGGTATCAGGCGATTTTGTGGGATGATGAAAATAAGGTCTACCACGGTGCCTCTGAGAGCCGTAAAGATGGGCAGGCCGCTGGGTATTGA
- a CDS encoding DUF5916 domain-containing protein, with translation MKYKYPAISIVFFFFCFNIGAQEEAGTDNFPPPDNAKEISVEKALNQIRLDGRLDEEDWIKASITDDFFRREPRQGGNVKYKTEVRFLYDDKNLYIGAFCKDSVGIKGIRIQDLRRDFSWGENDIFGIALDPQNLKQYAQGFQTTPYGNQRDFQNFNGNNFDTGWNTLWRVRTQRTEEGYTIEMAIPFKSLRYNLPESGNTIELGFTLVRYARRDIEVSTFPAIPQSFTPYRMTYAAKLTDIEAPPPSTNIRVEPYALYQYDENIEGDQLVDKLNDPKVGVDAKWALNPKTVLDLTLNTDFAQADVDLAVNNLERFNIFFPERRQFFLENSGIWAGGLQQSIRPFFSRRIGLQGEFNAIPAPIDVGARFTQRTEKSALAGLFVRQRETDNSAGANFGVFRYLKNYGRENNIGLMVTHRLDDSYSELGLESNNNTTVTLDGQIRPTSQWDIQYLLSTSIDELTGKTGFAGRIFVGNDSNKYYYGWVTEYTDANYNPRMGFVRQSDVIRHNPGGYYIWRPKKIDWIRRWDPGMFVNYNHDATDPSRFQQASLYIFPVFTWFRDNSFLEVSTTPTWQNINFDFSPLGLEIEQDRYFYTRYLVQYNTDLSKKWSGDVGVDFGDFYNGTRTTINAAARFAPIPHATLSLNYEYNDINGVGILEEDLETNLYTANLRLALNPRLQLSTFYQYNSFNEQGRWNVRFSWEYMPLSFIYLVFNDTQTDIFDPVQRSTQFISKITFLKQF, from the coding sequence ATGAAATATAAATACCCCGCCATATCCATAGTGTTTTTTTTCTTTTGTTTCAATATCGGTGCACAAGAAGAAGCGGGAACGGACAACTTTCCACCACCTGACAATGCCAAGGAAATCAGTGTCGAAAAGGCCTTGAATCAAATAAGGTTGGACGGAAGACTTGACGAAGAAGATTGGATAAAGGCTTCAATAACAGATGACTTTTTTAGAAGAGAACCCAGACAGGGTGGAAATGTGAAATATAAGACAGAGGTCCGTTTTCTTTATGACGACAAAAATCTTTATATCGGGGCGTTCTGCAAAGACTCCGTAGGTATAAAAGGCATTCGTATCCAAGATTTACGAAGGGACTTCAGTTGGGGTGAGAACGATATTTTCGGTATCGCCCTTGATCCCCAAAACCTAAAACAGTACGCGCAGGGTTTCCAGACCACTCCCTACGGTAACCAGCGTGACTTTCAAAATTTTAATGGCAACAATTTTGATACGGGGTGGAATACCCTGTGGCGTGTCAGAACCCAGCGAACAGAAGAAGGCTATACGATAGAAATGGCCATTCCCTTCAAAAGCTTGCGGTACAACCTTCCCGAATCAGGAAATACCATTGAACTCGGGTTTACTTTGGTTCGCTATGCCAGAAGGGATATCGAGGTATCCACATTTCCGGCCATACCCCAGTCGTTCACCCCATACCGAATGACCTATGCGGCAAAATTGACGGACATTGAAGCTCCGCCACCCTCGACCAACATTAGGGTCGAACCCTATGCGCTCTACCAGTACGACGAAAATATAGAAGGTGATCAACTGGTCGACAAGTTGAACGATCCCAAGGTAGGTGTTGATGCGAAGTGGGCCCTAAATCCAAAAACGGTTTTGGATTTAACGTTGAATACCGATTTTGCGCAGGCCGATGTAGACCTCGCAGTGAACAACTTAGAGCGGTTCAACATCTTCTTTCCAGAGAGAAGACAGTTTTTTTTGGAAAACTCGGGCATTTGGGCAGGTGGCCTACAGCAATCGATACGTCCTTTCTTTAGCAGAAGAATCGGCCTTCAGGGTGAGTTTAATGCCATACCGGCACCGATTGATGTTGGGGCCAGATTCACACAGCGAACAGAAAAAAGTGCTTTGGCCGGCCTTTTCGTACGCCAGCGCGAAACCGATAATTCGGCCGGTGCCAACTTTGGGGTCTTTCGATACTTGAAAAACTATGGTCGTGAGAACAATATTGGCTTGATGGTCACCCATCGGCTTGATGACAGCTATAGTGAATTGGGCCTGGAGAGCAATAACAACACCACGGTTACCTTAGATGGCCAAATTCGACCGACCAGTCAATGGGATATCCAGTATTTGCTATCAACGTCAATTGATGAACTTACCGGCAAAACGGGTTTTGCGGGTAGAATATTTGTCGGCAACGATTCCAACAAATATTATTATGGGTGGGTCACTGAATACACTGATGCCAACTACAACCCAAGAATGGGTTTTGTGCGCCAAAGTGATGTCATAAGGCACAATCCAGGGGGGTACTATATTTGGAGGCCAAAAAAAATTGACTGGATCAGAAGGTGGGATCCCGGAATGTTTGTCAACTATAACCATGATGCGACCGACCCCAGTCGTTTTCAACAGGCCAGCCTATACATTTTTCCAGTCTTCACCTGGTTCAGAGACAATAGTTTTTTAGAAGTCTCCACTACCCCTACATGGCAGAACATCAATTTTGATTTTTCACCGTTAGGGCTTGAAATTGAACAAGATAGATACTTCTATACAAGATATTTGGTTCAATACAATACCGACCTTTCGAAAAAATGGTCGGGAGATGTCGGCGTCGATTTCGGGGATTTTTACAATGGAACACGAACCACGATCAACGCTGCCGCTCGCTTCGCACCCATTCCACATGCGACCCTCTCCTTGAACTACGAGTACAATGATATCAATGGTGTTGGAATTCTAGAGGAAGATCTGGAAACCAATCTGTACACCGCGAACCTTAGGTTGGCATTGAACCCCAGGTTACAGTTATCGACATTTTACCAATACAACAGCTTTAATGAGCAAGGTCGATGGAACGTGCGCTTTAGTTGGGAATATATGCCCCTGTCATTTATTTATCTGGTCTTTAACGATACCCAGACAGACATCTTTGACCCCGTACAGCGCAGTACCCAGTTTATCAGCAAGATTACTTTTTTGAAACAGTTTTAG
- a CDS encoding type 1 periplasmic binding fold superfamily protein → MLALTGVLFTSCSDDDDTPEEVNEEEVITTMTITLDPVGGGDSVVFQTRDEDGDGPNPPVITAPNLAGNTTYNGSIELLNETEDPAEDVTEEVEEEDDEHQFIFEVSGAVDSATATDEDDDGNPVGLSFDLVTSTAGAATLTVTLRHEPTKPNDGTLAGAGGETDITATFSFDVQ, encoded by the coding sequence ATGTTAGCCTTGACCGGGGTGCTTTTCACATCGTGTTCAGATGACGATGACACGCCAGAAGAAGTAAACGAAGAAGAGGTTATCACGACCATGACCATCACCTTAGATCCCGTTGGGGGAGGCGATAGCGTGGTCTTTCAGACCAGGGACGAAGATGGCGATGGTCCTAATCCGCCTGTTATTACTGCCCCTAATTTGGCAGGAAACACGACCTACAATGGCTCCATAGAATTGTTAAACGAAACGGAGGATCCTGCTGAAGACGTTACCGAAGAAGTTGAAGAAGAAGATGACGAACATCAATTCATTTTTGAAGTCAGTGGTGCAGTTGACAGCGCAACGGCTACCGATGAAGATGATGATGGTAATCCTGTAGGGCTGAGCTTTGATTTGGTGACTAGTACAGCGGGGGCCGCAACACTAACGGTAACCCTAAGGCACGAGCCGACCAAGCCCAATGATGGAACTTTGGCCGGGGCTGGTGGTGAGACCGATATAACCGCTACGTTCAGCTTTGACGTACAATAA
- a CDS encoding TonB-dependent receptor domain-containing protein, whose translation MKLLLFTMLCIGIPYFVIAQSCDRTLTGMVIDYHDKTPLTGASITVTGKNISVLSDNNGNYVIKGLCEGSYELEVSHPECTTQFIPLQIEGDKTLDIKLEHHLEELEEVKVVGDAVYDKTNSAQEVSLNTKALEQFSAASLGDALRELGGISTLNTGANIVKPAIHGLNGSRVLILNDGVRMQDMEWGDEHAPNVDINSAGTISVVKGASALQYGGDAIGGTIILEQQRFPPKDTLFGKTLLNGVSNGRGGSIASEMTKVYDGGFFIKGQGSFKRLGDQEAPDYILSNTGIQEIGASAQFGKRLFEWGFAGKYSYYEAEIAILRASHIGNVDDLVRSINSGQPETIEDFTYDLNNPRQKVRHHLVKLDGYRRFEGLGKWSLQYDFQNNRRLEFDVRRGDRGDRASLDLELMTHTLSTDFKWDSKEFIQLHFGLMGRYQDNFANPDTGVRRLIPDYEKYDFGSFLIGEFKLRENWTLDAGVRYDFTRIDALKFYQTTRWEERGYDQDFPDLVIDDRGTQLLTNPVFDYNNISATVGFQYMASNDHKVKFNYALSQRAPNPSELFSDGLHHSAARIELGDIRIDSETSHKVMLSYDRSFRKWGFTFEPYANFINDFILLEPTGVELTIRGAFPVWGYRQTDARILGMDLFAYSDWSTHWRTEHVFSLVKGNDVDNDLALINIPAANFSNKLLFSKPEWKGLELSLQSQYVFRQNEVPPNIMVFSPEQQQDILLEINTPPDAYHILNFNSKLVFNLGKQLLTTSLTVNNLLNTNYREYLNRQRFFADDLGRNIILQLKLNY comes from the coding sequence ATGAAATTGTTGCTTTTCACAATGCTCTGCATTGGTATTCCATATTTTGTCATCGCACAATCTTGTGACCGTACCTTGACCGGTATGGTCATAGACTACCATGACAAGACCCCCTTGACGGGAGCCTCAATAACTGTTACCGGAAAAAATATCTCCGTATTATCAGATAATAACGGCAACTATGTCATCAAAGGACTTTGTGAGGGCAGCTATGAATTGGAAGTATCGCATCCTGAATGTACCACTCAGTTCATTCCACTGCAAATAGAAGGTGATAAAACCTTGGATATCAAATTGGAGCATCACCTAGAAGAACTAGAGGAAGTAAAAGTGGTTGGAGATGCAGTCTATGACAAAACCAATTCTGCACAAGAAGTATCGCTCAACACCAAGGCATTAGAGCAGTTTAGTGCTGCAAGCTTGGGCGATGCACTAAGGGAACTGGGCGGAATCTCGACACTGAACACTGGGGCCAACATAGTGAAACCTGCCATACATGGTCTGAACGGCAGTCGAGTTTTGATTTTGAACGATGGGGTACGTATGCAAGATATGGAATGGGGCGATGAGCACGCACCCAATGTTGACATCAATTCGGCAGGAACGATTTCTGTGGTCAAAGGAGCTTCGGCATTGCAATACGGTGGAGATGCCATAGGGGGAACAATTATTTTGGAACAACAACGATTTCCCCCAAAGGATACGCTGTTTGGAAAGACCTTATTGAACGGGGTAAGCAATGGACGGGGAGGAAGCATAGCCTCAGAAATGACCAAGGTTTACGATGGCGGATTTTTTATCAAAGGTCAGGGATCTTTTAAGCGATTGGGAGACCAAGAAGCTCCAGATTATATTCTTTCGAATACCGGAATACAGGAAATTGGTGCATCAGCTCAATTTGGGAAACGCTTGTTTGAATGGGGTTTTGCCGGAAAATATTCTTACTATGAAGCGGAAATTGCCATTTTACGGGCATCTCATATCGGCAATGTTGACGACTTGGTCAGAAGTATCAATAGTGGACAACCTGAGACCATTGAGGATTTCACCTATGACTTAAACAATCCAAGACAGAAAGTAAGGCATCATTTGGTGAAACTAGATGGCTACAGACGATTTGAGGGTTTGGGCAAATGGAGCCTTCAATATGATTTTCAGAATAATCGAAGACTTGAATTCGATGTGAGACGTGGAGACAGAGGTGACCGGGCCTCATTGGATCTAGAACTTATGACCCATACCTTAAGTACAGATTTCAAGTGGGATTCAAAAGAATTCATTCAACTCCATTTCGGACTAATGGGAAGATACCAAGATAATTTTGCCAACCCAGATACAGGTGTAAGACGATTGATTCCCGATTATGAAAAATATGACTTTGGAAGCTTTCTGATCGGAGAATTCAAGTTGCGGGAAAATTGGACTTTGGATGCAGGTGTCCGTTACGATTTTACCCGTATTGACGCCCTCAAGTTCTATCAAACCACCCGGTGGGAAGAGCGCGGTTATGATCAAGATTTCCCAGATTTGGTCATCGATGACCGCGGTACACAATTACTGACCAACCCCGTCTTTGATTACAACAATATTTCGGCCACTGTTGGTTTTCAGTATATGGCATCCAATGACCATAAGGTAAAATTCAATTATGCGCTTTCTCAAAGGGCACCTAATCCGTCAGAACTATTTAGTGATGGGCTGCATCATTCTGCCGCGCGCATAGAACTGGGAGACATTAGAATAGACAGTGAAACTTCACACAAAGTGATGCTTTCTTATGATAGGAGTTTTAGAAAATGGGGATTCACCTTTGAGCCCTATGCCAACTTTATCAATGATTTTATCCTTCTTGAACCCACAGGGGTTGAATTGACCATTAGAGGGGCCTTCCCCGTTTGGGGTTACCGACAAACAGATGCCAGGATTTTAGGAATGGACCTATTCGCATACTCCGATTGGTCGACCCATTGGCGCACTGAACATGTTTTTTCTTTGGTCAAGGGCAATGATGTCGACAATGATTTGGCGCTGATCAATATACCTGCAGCCAATTTTTCGAACAAACTGCTTTTTTCAAAACCAGAGTGGAAGGGATTGGAGCTTTCGCTTCAGAGTCAATATGTGTTCAGGCAAAATGAGGTTCCCCCGAATATCATGGTCTTTTCCCCAGAGCAACAACAAGATATCCTTTTGGAGATCAATACGCCCCCAGATGCCTATCATATCTTGAATTTCAATTCAAAACTGGTTTTTAACCTAGGGAAACAACTATTGACAACATCGCTTACTGTAAATAATTTATTGAACACTAATTACAGGGAATACCTAAATCGCCAGCGTTTTTTCGCAGATGATTTGGGCAGAAACATCATTTTACAATTAAAACTCAATTATTAA
- a CDS encoding DUF6787 family protein yields MEKIKQRWDIVKNWQLLFPFLGAALVAVTAYSIARRLLHLFELNNTLFEWIFTLVVAALGYFIMLRFFLWCFKKLENKWKVSYRWEMIAIFIVFAITGSASAKLAGPLTDLLGLQKDAISGWIYWPVRILLIFPIYQVLLVFFGWLFGQFKFFWNFEKKMLKHMGLGFLFP; encoded by the coding sequence ATGGAGAAAATAAAACAACGGTGGGATATTGTCAAAAATTGGCAATTGCTATTTCCGTTCCTAGGTGCTGCTTTGGTTGCTGTCACAGCTTATTCCATTGCACGAAGATTGTTGCATCTTTTTGAACTTAACAATACTCTTTTCGAGTGGATATTCACATTAGTGGTCGCCGCTTTGGGGTATTTCATCATGCTGCGATTTTTTCTTTGGTGTTTCAAAAAGTTGGAAAATAAATGGAAAGTCTCGTACCGTTGGGAAATGATAGCCATTTTTATCGTCTTTGCCATCACCGGAAGTGCTTCTGCAAAGCTCGCCGGGCCACTCACTGATTTACTCGGACTTCAAAAAGACGCCATCAGCGGTTGGATCTATTGGCCCGTTCGAATTCTTTTGATCTTCCCCATTTATCAAGTACTGTTGGTTTTCTTCGGATGGCTTTTTGGCCAGTTCAAGTTCTTCTGGAATTTTGAAAAGAAAATGTTGAAACATATGGGGCTCGGCTTTTTGTTCCCCTAA
- a CDS encoding DUF6146 family protein codes for MKKIVLSTQVLLMAVFLSLSSCTAKKQVNRVAEKNGDSVEISEKEKEVFDSTEEKPVEISDEESNYQIIIIDPGFYNWLLSIARPEGYYSQQFLENRNQLYVIEWNWRVLQPQRFDPLLYEQQINYDPQIDYGYEVNYKLYNYFIYFQRKYGLRLGPWLPRI; via the coding sequence ATGAAAAAGATCGTATTGAGTACCCAAGTCTTGTTAATGGCCGTGTTTTTGAGTCTCAGTAGCTGTACCGCCAAAAAGCAGGTCAACAGGGTTGCCGAAAAAAATGGGGATAGCGTAGAGATTTCAGAAAAAGAGAAAGAAGTCTTTGACTCGACCGAAGAGAAACCGGTTGAGATTTCAGATGAAGAGTCAAACTACCAAATCATTATCATCGACCCCGGCTTTTATAATTGGTTGCTTAGCATAGCTCGCCCTGAAGGCTATTATTCCCAGCAATTCTTAGAAAATCGAAATCAGTTGTATGTTATCGAATGGAACTGGAGGGTACTTCAGCCCCAGAGATTTGATCCGCTTCTATATGAACAACAGATCAATTACGACCCGCAAATCGATTATGGCTACGAGGTAAATTATAAATTGTACAACTATTTCATATACTTTCAACGAAAGTATGGACTTCGCTTGGGGCCTTGGCTTCCCAGAATTTAA
- a CDS encoding DUF937 domain-containing protein yields the protein MSGLLDLINSPMGKQLISGTAQQTGQSENKTAQVLSMALPVLMGAMKRNTSTQSGAQGLYNALNNKHDGSILDNLGGLFGGGVDREVVDDGAGILGHILGAKQPQVENALSSRTGIDSGSVAQILKIAAPILLGFLGKQTRQQNINDPQALNGLLGGLLGGGSSANKQQSLIETFLDSDGDGSVLDDLAGMVLSGGKQKRSGIGGLLGGLFGK from the coding sequence ATGTCAGGATTACTAGACTTGATCAACAGCCCGATGGGCAAACAGCTAATTAGTGGCACGGCACAGCAAACGGGCCAGTCAGAAAACAAAACGGCACAGGTACTGAGCATGGCCTTACCGGTTCTCATGGGGGCAATGAAACGCAACACGTCAACACAAAGTGGTGCACAAGGGTTGTACAACGCATTGAACAACAAACATGATGGCAGTATTTTAGATAACTTGGGCGGACTCTTTGGCGGAGGTGTTGATAGAGAGGTCGTTGATGATGGTGCAGGTATATTGGGGCACATTTTGGGCGCCAAGCAACCTCAGGTTGAAAATGCCTTGAGCAGCAGAACCGGTATTGATTCGGGATCGGTAGCCCAAATTTTGAAAATTGCCGCCCCAATACTTTTAGGGTTTCTGGGAAAACAGACCCGACAACAGAACATTAACGACCCACAGGCACTCAACGGATTGCTCGGTGGACTTTTAGGCGGTGGCAGCAGTGCCAACAAGCAACAATCATTGATAGAAACGTTCTTGGATTCTGATGGTGATGGCAGCGTTTTAGATGATTTGGCCGGAATGGTCTTGAGTGGAGGAAAACAAAAACGAAGCGGCATTGGTGGTTTGCTGGGTGGGCTTTTCGGAAAATAG